Proteins co-encoded in one Nicotiana sylvestris chromosome 7, ASM39365v2, whole genome shotgun sequence genomic window:
- the LOC104245167 gene encoding glycolate oxidase-like — protein sequence MEEVTNVMEYEAIAKKKLPKMVFDYYASGAEDQWTLAENRNAFSRILFRPRILIDVSKIDMSTTVLGFKISMPIMIAPTAMQKMAHPEGEYATARAASAAGTIMTLSSWATSSVEEVASTGPGIRFFQLYVYKDRNVVAQLVRRAERAGFKAIALTVDTPRLGRREADIKNRFVLPPFLTLKNFEGLDLGKMDQASDSGLASYVAGQIDRTLSWKDVQWLQTITSLPILVKGVLTAEDARLAVQAGAAGIIVSNHGARQLDYVPSTIMALEEVVKAAQGRIPVFLDGGVRRGTDVFKALALGASGIFIGRPVVFSLAAEGEAGIKKVLQMLRDEFELTMALSGCRSLNEITRNHIVTEWDAPRAALPAPRL from the exons ATGGAGGAAGTAACAAATGTCATGGAGTATGAGGCCATTGCCAAGAAAAAGTTGCCAAAGATGGTTTTTGACTACTATGCCTCTGGTGCTGAAGACCAGTGGACTCTGGCTGAGAACAGAAATGCCTTCTCAAGAATTCT GTTTAGGCCCCGTATTCTCATTGATGTGAGCAAAATTGACATGAGCACCACAGTGCTAGGATTCAAGATTTCAATGCCTATCATGATTGCACCAACAGCCATGCAGAAAATGGCACATCCTGAAG GGGAGTATGCTACAGCAAGAGCGGCATCAGCAGCAGGCACAATCATG ACATTGTCATCTTGGGCCACTTCCAGTGTCGAGGAGGTTGCTTCAACAGGACCTGGCATCCGTTTCTTCCAGCTTTAT GTCTACAAGGACAGGAATGTTGTTGCTCAGCTTGTGAGAAGAGCTGAAAGGGCAGGTTTCAAGGCTATAGCCCTTACTGTTGATACCCCAAGGCTGGGACGTAGAGAAGCTGATATTAAGAACAG ATTTGTTTTGCCACCATTTTTAACGTTGAAAAACTTTGAAGGATTGGACCTTGGCAAGATGGACCAA GCAAGCGACTCTGGATTAGCTTCATATGTTGCTGGTCAAATTGATCGCACTTTGAGTTGGAAG GATGTTCAGTGGCTCCAGACTATCACTTCATTGCCAATCCTGGTGAAGGGTGTACTTACGGCTGAGGATG CTAGGCTTGCAGTTCAGGCTGGAGCAGCTGGTATCATTGTGTCAAACCATGGTGCTCGCCAACTCGATTATGTCCCTTCAACAATCATGGCTCTTGAAGAG GTTGTGAAAGCTGCACAAGGCCGGATCCCTGTATTCTTGGATGGAGGTGTCCGCCGTGGAACTGATGTCTTCAAAGCTTTGGCACTTGGAGCTTCAGGCATTTTT ATTGGAAGGCCAGTAGTTTTCTCATTGGCTGCTGAAGGAGAAGCTGGAATCAAAAAAGTGTTGCAAATGTTGCGCGATGAGTTTGAGCTAACTATGGCATTGAGCGGTTGCCGCTCACTGAACGAGATAACCCGCAACCATATTGTCACTGAATGGGATGCTCCACGTGCTGCTCTTCCAGCCCCAAGGTTGTGA